In Thunnus thynnus chromosome 4, fThuThy2.1, whole genome shotgun sequence, the DNA window atgtgtgtctggaACCTGAATCTTCACTTGACAGGCTATAGCagacttttaaaatataatctaCTGTAGTAAACAGCTTTCAAGGAGTAAATGTGCATACTATGCATCAGCCAGCCAATTATCATTATGGTTATTATACAGAATATTTACAAAGCTAATATTTGAGGTCTACACGCTGTCATTCCCTCCACAAGTGGCAACTCAGCCCcatttttggaattttttaGGCTAGAATTGAAATAAACATGACAGATgactcaacagaagaagaagaaatgtagCCTAAATATGAGGACAGTCAtcaattaaatgacaaattctGCACAACTTTGTGGCtatttctcacagcagacattttgacttttcattgcaggaaaagcacaggtagacctaataatattaataatgtctTTCTTCCATTGAAGTATATAACACCACAGCTCTGACACGGGCGCACCTCATGGGACGCAATTGCTACTGTGTTATCTATCATACCTGTGTTTTCCCAACATGTCATAATGTCTACTGAGAAAAAGGCCTGTATCACCACAAGACAGGAAACTGCTTGGAAGTGCAGCTTGATTAACCTGTAAAGGGGCCCCAGGGCAAAACTGCGCCCCAGTTCTTCCCACTTCTTGTGCATTTAAGTGTACAAGTACCCATTAAGGATAGTGcacaaaatagaataaacatcttaattttattttgccTATAGCCCCAGAGAACAACCAGAACACCTATTTCAATACCAGATCATATTACTTTATTAATTAAactaaatgagacattttaatttcatgctGGTTTCCAGTAGCCTTGCACTTTCTTCTAGTAACACAAAACTTTAAGTCCTTATAATTTCAGTTTAGATTGTGCTTTAGTGGTGCACATTCTGAGACTAATTTACTTGATTTATGATGTGTAATTAATGGAGGTAAATCCCACAGGTTAATATAATGCTAGCTGGACATTTGCAGTTTCATGTTGTGTTGATCATTAAGGCTGAAAACCCTCATGGTACTTCACAATCTGAGCTCCAGTAAACATGTGCACAATAActctggattaaaaaaaaattaaacaaatgattatcatgagtgtttttatttgtcctgATCCAGGAACAGCCCTCTGAACCTCGCTGGCATGGCAGTGGAGCGTTACATCGCTGTTTGTCGACCTCTTCGTCACGTCCAGATCTGCACCGTGCAGCGAGCCTACGCTCTGATTGCACTGATCTGGGGCATCTCCATCATCCCTGCCTTcacagacatcatcatcatcctcgcCACCAAgcccctctctgtcttctcaAGCAGTGTCATCTGTTACCCTACTTATATCTACAACACACCGTACCACAagacacaaagtacagttgtCCAGGTGAAATTCTGATCATCATTTCATGGATTTTCTTGCTTTATATTCCActgagcagtgttttttttattattccttAACTTAATGTCAATTGCATCGGTTGATAGACTAAAACAACCAAGATTTTGTGTCTTCATGTCTTCTCCTCAGGTCCTTCTGTTTTCCTTCGTCTTCCTGACTGTGATCGTCACCTACCTGAAGGTTCTCTGCGCTGCTCGGGCAGTTTCTGGCTCCAACCAGGCTTCAGCCAGAAACGCCCGCAACACCATCCTGCTGCATGGAGTCCAGCTCCTCATCTGCATGTTGTCATACATCTCTCCCTTCCTCAACCTCATTTTAGTCACCACTTGGCCCCAGGAACGCACCAAGATCTTCTtcagctgcttcctgtttacCAATGTGCTTCCTCGTCTGCTCAGCCCGCTCATCTACGGCATCAGAGACAAGAAGTTCAGCAGCCATATCAGGCTGCACTTCTGCTGTAAATGCTGCAACTCCGTAGGAAAGAGGGTGAAATGATGGAGGGACCCTAGTGAGGGTCCAAGCAGGTGTTTGACTAAATGGCCTTTCAAGGACCATACAtgttattttgcatgtttttcccCTTTATCTACAAATACCACTGAACACAGAAGTTGATTCTGGTGTGACCTGAGAAGAATTTTTGCAAGCAATTATGAGAAATATGTATGATTTCTCAGTAGACCATTTTAAGGTGTAAAAGCTACATTTGGGTCTTTAAGAATTTATTAAAGTCACATTCATTATTGCAATTGTGCATTTTTATGGACTACAGTAGTACAATGGAAAAACAATGTTTGCAAAATTCTCCAAAATACAGAACTGTATGTATATTGTCAGTGTCTCAAAAGGCGTCTCAGCGTtcatgaataaagaaaaaggcGCTAAAAATCCAGTTGTTTGAGCCTTTGTTTGAATTTGTTCATTATCTTGCCTTCAATTTTTTTCTAAACCCTCAAAATATTCAGGTACCCaattcaagttcaagtttaatttgtcacttcaacaataagaaacataaaaaatattttatacataagCGGAGATGAAACTCTGGGAAACTTCTTCAGGATCAggttacaaaaaaatgtaaatcaagataaaacatatagatagaaatataaaagaaaagacaaaagtgCATGAgtgcatcaaaaaaaaaaatttttttaaagttttttaatGAGTGAATGACATATTTTCAGACCTTGTGTTGAAACTGCATTAATCTGAAAACATGCCACTGCAGGCCACAGCTTCTAACCTTCACTGCCTGTATTGTTCACTTCTAAACCTGCATCACGGGCCAAAACTCTGAGTCATCTGTtggtttcttaaaaaaaataccttaTTGCAAGGACAGTGAAGACACACTGCAGACTTTATATTGTCTAGATAGACATTTGGTGCAGGTTTTTTGTCtaaaatgtttgcaaattatCTCCCCTGTATCACAGCCACAGATATCCTTCACCTTTATCGCCACATATATAGTAAGAtcacaacactgacaaacaaacagtcaaTTTAACGATCAACATCCCATTTAAAGGACCAAACCTTTGttgaaaaagcaacaaatacCAGAAGATTACAAATGAAGATGAACTGATATTTAACTCCGCTGTGTTAAGTAAATTACGGAAGAGGGGTAAAGGTCTACACACGTCCACGTTTGGGTGTAAAACTGGtttttggccactagatggcTCCATTACCACAGACACGCTGCGGTCCGTGGACCTGCAGTTTCCCAAGATGAATATGTGATAAACAATACATCTCTGAATGTATGAGAGTTGTGAGAATTGTGTGAAATCCTGTTCAGGTGCTGCTGGTCAGGAAACCTTTAAAATCTTGATCAAATAAACTCATTTCGATGTTTATGAGGTGCAAAcgcaaaaacatttatttattttattacatcaaGAGGACACTCACAGCCTGTTTCCTTTGGACATTGTTGTCTTTGTCTAACGGAGGAAGTATTTAAGTATTTCTCTTCttaatgagaaagaaaaagaaaagtcagcAGCAGTTAATAGCAGCACTTAAAGCCTTTGCTGGCAAAGCAGAGGGTCCCTGTGAATATTAGAGACATATTAGAGTAATTTAACGGGTTCATTAAATGACACCTGAGATTTCACTAAATTTCATTAAGCACCACACATTTAGAGCCCCAGTTGTGAGATAATAGTCATATTGACTCCCCAAGAATTATAAAATCCCATTAATGAACCACAAGGccatttaaaaattattattgaCTACATCCAAAGTCCCTGTGGCGATATAAAATAAAGActataaaaattcaaaaaaaagttcatcatTAAACTCTAAATTAACCACTAGGTGCCGCAAACACATCATAGAAGCGACTCTATGAGAACGTATTAAAGGTATTTCCCGTTCGGAGACACGATCCTGTTCCGGAATGTGACGGAAAAAGCCGAAGACTGTCCGACAGAGAAGACGAACAAACACAGGTTCAGATGGAGGAAACCTGTGTGCCTACAGCTGATTCTCACATCTCTCCTCCACAGATGATCGTTACAGGCGGAGGGAATGATGTCCTGAAAGTTGATTTGGGTTTAAAGCTCACTGTCTTTTCTCTGGATCCGACGTTTCCTTAATGGCAGAGTTTAGTCCTTTTTATTCCTGAAAGTATAAAACTTATCAACGCATCATGGGGTGAATCTGAAATCTGGGGAGGATGCTGATCCGGTGATGAAAGAGTATCGTGACAAAACTCCCAGGAGGTAAGTTTCAATTAATATATTACAGTCTTTAAATTTCCCTTCATAACACTAAAGCCTGAAGTGTTTATAAAGAGATTTAAGCTGCGATCAGTTAATCAACACTTCAACCTGACAGCTAGTTTACTGTGGACTCTGTGTCATCTTAATGTGGAGTTTAATTATGTTTGTTGCAGTACTCTGATGTACTTCactgcatgaatgtgtgtgaatggttgttgCATTTTTCTACAGCTGTGATTTCAAGCCGCAGCGCT includes these proteins:
- the LOC137180785 gene encoding odorant receptor 131-2-like → MNSTRRQDSFNDAFTKNFITFAFGFIINSINGAFVYTYFKSQVFQRDPRYVLYIHLVINDMIMLTVSVALQIMTYTIPLRFAPCCIMLLILVTTNKNSPLNLAGMAVERYIAVCRPLRHVQICTVQRAYALIALIWGISIIPAFTDIIIILATKPLSVFSSSVICYPTYIYNTPYHKTQSTVVQVLLFSFVFLTVIVTYLKVLCAARAVSGSNQASARNARNTILLHGVQLLICMLSYISPFLNLILVTTWPQERTKIFFSCFLFTNVLPRLLSPLIYGIRDKKFSSHIRLHFCCKCCNSVGKRVK